A genome region from Aurantiacibacter sp. MUD61 includes the following:
- a CDS encoding glycoside hydrolase family 3 protein, with protein MAEPQASVETASLYGDEDAYIADLVSRMSLEHKIGQLIQPQINSFTPEDMEQYRFGSYLNGGNGGPYGDEFAPASEWLRYADEMYAASVQPLPNGEPVIPTMWGTDAVHGHTNVVGATIFPHNIALGAAGDADLVRRIGQATAVEIEVTGIDWNFSPTVAVARDDRWGRTYESYSENPDLVAELGAALVEGLQGTRGADDYLGTGRVIATAKHFFGDGGTEQGVDQGDVNGDIDELLALHGRPYPATIDAGVETIMASFNSINGRKMHGNEALLTDVLRGEMGFDGLVVGDWNGHGQVQGCTVTNCPQSLLAGLDIYMVPDDWRELTENLIAQVNDGTVPTERVDEAVTRVLRVKYRAGLLGPDAVRPSERGVAGRYELLASPEHRALAREAVARSQVILQNDGILPLAAGSNVLVAGSAADDIGQASGGWTLEWQGGLEGEMGADAGIADRLFPNAESIWEGLEEAITSNDGTATLSEDGSFTTRPDVAVVVFGEKPYAEFAGDQRDLAFRDEEGLELLRSFEEQGIPTVAVFLSGRPLWMNREMNASNAFVASWLPGSEGGGVADILTGAVQATGRLSFSWPNDCIGTPLNQAEGALFAVGYGLSTGETGSRGDLGESCSLLEVGAGSEIFGSGRLVDGAMAFASGNGLGNDNETLPNFRGSSQAAGISVRGYDRNAQEDSREIEMSAGSRLAILQEDDGGGAWRLTYEVETRPTAPVSLLMATPDGEPSVLDVTMEWQNAHGKGFREMILTDACFAEMGNILGFMTEADLTFRIAEIRREDLPEGTECSF; from the coding sequence GTGGCAGAGCCGCAGGCAAGTGTGGAAACCGCCAGCCTATACGGCGATGAAGATGCCTATATCGCCGATCTCGTGTCGCGCATGTCGCTTGAGCACAAGATCGGTCAGCTGATCCAGCCGCAGATCAATTCCTTCACTCCTGAAGACATGGAGCAATATCGCTTCGGCAGCTATCTGAACGGCGGCAACGGCGGCCCTTACGGAGACGAATTCGCGCCTGCTTCCGAGTGGCTGCGCTATGCCGATGAAATGTATGCCGCATCGGTCCAGCCGCTGCCGAATGGCGAGCCGGTAATCCCGACGATGTGGGGTACGGACGCGGTTCATGGCCACACCAATGTGGTTGGCGCGACGATCTTCCCGCACAATATCGCGCTTGGCGCGGCAGGCGATGCCGATCTGGTGCGCCGGATCGGTCAGGCGACTGCCGTCGAAATCGAAGTCACCGGCATCGACTGGAATTTCTCGCCGACAGTCGCTGTCGCGCGCGATGATCGCTGGGGCCGGACTTACGAAAGCTATTCCGAGAACCCCGATCTCGTCGCCGAACTCGGCGCTGCATTGGTCGAAGGCCTGCAGGGTACGCGCGGCGCAGATGATTATCTCGGCACCGGCCGGGTGATCGCAACCGCCAAGCATTTCTTCGGCGATGGCGGCACCGAACAGGGCGTCGACCAGGGCGATGTGAATGGCGATATCGACGAGCTATTGGCTCTGCACGGCCGTCCCTATCCCGCGACAATCGACGCCGGGGTTGAAACGATCATGGCCAGCTTCAATTCGATCAATGGCCGCAAGATGCACGGCAATGAAGCGCTGCTGACAGATGTTCTGCGCGGCGAAATGGGTTTCGACGGCCTGGTGGTGGGTGACTGGAACGGTCACGGACAAGTGCAGGGCTGCACGGTCACCAATTGTCCGCAATCGCTGCTGGCAGGGCTCGACATCTACATGGTGCCCGATGACTGGCGCGAACTGACGGAAAACCTGATTGCACAGGTGAATGACGGCACCGTTCCCACGGAACGCGTCGATGAAGCGGTCACCCGCGTCCTGCGCGTCAAATATCGCGCTGGCCTGCTCGGCCCCGATGCGGTGCGCCCGTCGGAGCGCGGCGTCGCCGGGCGCTACGAACTGCTCGCATCGCCTGAGCACCGCGCCCTGGCGCGCGAAGCCGTGGCGCGTTCGCAGGTGATCCTGCAGAATGATGGCATCCTGCCGCTTGCTGCAGGCTCCAATGTGCTTGTCGCTGGCTCTGCTGCCGATGACATCGGTCAGGCCTCCGGCGGCTGGACGCTGGAATGGCAGGGCGGCCTCGAAGGCGAAATGGGCGCGGACGCGGGCATCGCTGACCGCTTGTTCCCCAATGCGGAATCGATCTGGGAAGGCCTGGAAGAAGCGATCACCAGCAATGACGGAACAGCGACGCTTTCCGAAGATGGCAGCTTTACCACGCGGCCCGACGTTGCCGTCGTCGTGTTCGGCGAGAAGCCCTATGCCGAATTCGCAGGCGACCAGCGCGACCTGGCCTTCCGCGACGAGGAAGGCCTCGAACTTCTGCGCTCTTTTGAAGAGCAGGGCATCCCAACGGTTGCGGTATTTCTTTCCGGCCGTCCGCTGTGGATGAACCGCGAGATGAACGCCTCCAATGCCTTTGTCGCATCCTGGCTTCCGGGCAGCGAAGGCGGCGGTGTTGCCGATATTCTGACGGGCGCAGTGCAAGCGACAGGACGATTGTCCTTCAGCTGGCCGAATGACTGCATCGGCACCCCGCTCAACCAGGCGGAAGGGGCGCTGTTCGCCGTGGGCTATGGCCTTTCCACCGGCGAGACCGGCTCGCGCGGAGACCTCGGCGAAAGCTGCAGCCTGCTCGAAGTGGGCGCAGGTTCGGAAATCTTCGGATCAGGCCGCCTTGTCGACGGCGCGATGGCCTTCGCCTCGGGCAATGGGCTGGGCAATGACAATGAGACGCTGCCCAATTTTCGCGGCTCGTCGCAAGCTGCCGGTATCAGCGTGCGCGGTTACGATCGCAACGCGCAGGAAGATTCGCGCGAGATTGAAATGTCCGCCGGATCGCGCCTTGCCATCCTGCAGGAAGACGATGGGGGCGGTGCATGGCGTCTGACCTATGAAGTCGAAACGCGTCCGACGGCGCCGGTCTCGCTGCTGATGGCAACGCCCGATGGTGAGCCGAGTGTGCTCGATGTCACCATGGAATGGCAGAATGCACACGGAAAGGGCTTCCGCGAGATGATCCTGACCGATGCCTGCTTTGCCGAAATGGGTAATATCCTAGGTTTCATGACCGAAGCGGATCTGACTTTCCGTATCGCGGAAATTCGCCGTGAAGATTTGCCGGAAGGTACCGAGTGCTCTTTCTGA
- a CDS encoding pre-peptidase C-terminal domain-containing protein produces the protein MTKAGYLSAAAMAAVLVLAPAAAQTFSPTAEAALSASKQDRKPDSSNRAMRNSGGAIALGEGVSGNLDRGTATYTLEGRAGQRVRIALSSSQFDTVLRMTGPGGFSEENDDAPSGGTLNSEIETVLPADGTYRLVVGAYGNQGSGPFRLSAMDPANPAPGGAAAIAMGQTITGTLRQSDQTSLTGQYVDYYAFNGRAGERVTFDLGAPDVDTVLSVYLPDGRQESNDDYNASESFDSRLSITLPTDGTYHVAASSFSPGETGEYYLTIRPADDNVRTVRPASGNARVFALSVGVADYERISPLNRTDEDATRVTAALRDAGMLAPESVTLVNAQATRENFAEALSSLNAAMGDDDLLLVFFSGHGEKVENMTTERDGSAETIELFDAALFDYELAEMFENIDARTLLVIDACFAGGFDNVVRQRNNRMGIFSSDEDVLSLVATGEKAGGYISHIFRAALEGGADLNGDRAVEAGELSEYMRREFYTMVLEEPLATDAEDFRDTQTPGWQHIIVDRGGDGMPHQQVLMNMGSVTGDRVARR, from the coding sequence ATGACGAAAGCAGGTTATCTTTCCGCTGCAGCCATGGCGGCTGTGCTGGTGCTGGCACCGGCTGCCGCGCAGACATTTTCACCGACTGCCGAAGCGGCGCTCAGCGCGTCCAAGCAGGATCGCAAACCCGATTCCAGCAATAGGGCCATGCGCAATTCGGGCGGCGCGATCGCACTGGGCGAAGGCGTCTCCGGCAATCTGGACCGCGGTACCGCGACTTACACGCTGGAAGGCCGCGCCGGACAGCGTGTGCGCATCGCGCTCAGTTCCTCGCAATTCGACACCGTGCTGCGCATGACCGGCCCCGGCGGGTTCAGCGAAGAGAACGACGACGCCCCGAGCGGCGGGACGCTCAACAGTGAAATCGAGACGGTCCTGCCCGCCGATGGCACCTATCGCTTGGTGGTAGGAGCGTATGGCAATCAAGGCAGCGGTCCGTTCCGCCTCTCCGCGATGGATCCCGCCAATCCCGCCCCGGGCGGAGCTGCGGCCATCGCCATGGGTCAGACCATAACCGGCACTTTGCGGCAGAGCGACCAGACCTCGCTCACCGGGCAATATGTCGATTACTATGCCTTCAACGGCCGCGCCGGAGAGCGCGTGACTTTCGATCTGGGCGCGCCCGATGTCGATACGGTCCTCTCCGTCTATCTCCCCGATGGCCGTCAGGAGAGCAATGACGATTACAATGCGTCGGAAAGCTTCGACAGCCGCCTTTCGATCACTCTGCCGACCGATGGCACCTATCACGTCGCGGCGAGCAGCTTCTCTCCCGGCGAGACCGGCGAGTACTATCTGACCATCCGCCCCGCCGATGACAATGTGCGCACCGTGCGCCCGGCATCGGGCAATGCGCGGGTTTTTGCGCTCAGCGTAGGTGTGGCCGATTACGAGCGGATCAGCCCGCTTAACCGGACAGACGAGGATGCCACCCGTGTCACCGCTGCCCTGCGCGATGCAGGCATGCTGGCACCGGAAAGCGTCACGCTGGTCAACGCGCAGGCGACCCGCGAGAATTTTGCCGAGGCGCTCAGCAGTCTGAATGCCGCGATGGGCGATGACGACCTGCTGCTCGTCTTCTTCTCCGGCCACGGCGAAAAGGTCGAGAACATGACGACCGAGCGTGACGGCAGCGCGGAAACGATCGAGCTCTTCGATGCCGCCCTGTTCGATTACGAACTTGCCGAAATGTTCGAGAATATCGATGCCCGAACGCTGCTAGTGATCGATGCCTGCTTCGCTGGCGGATTCGACAATGTCGTGCGCCAGCGCAACAATCGTATGGGCATCTTCAGCTCCGACGAAGACGTGCTGAGCCTTGTCGCCACGGGCGAGAAGGCAGGCGGCTATATCAGCCACATCTTCCGCGCTGCGCTGGAAGGCGGAGCCGATCTCAACGGAGACCGCGCTGTCGAAGCTGGCGAGCTGTCCGAATACATGCGCCGCGAATTCTACACCATGGTGTTGGAAGAGCCGCTGGCAACCGATGCCGAGGATTTCCGCGACACGCAGACACCCGGCTGGCAGCACATCATCGTCGATCGCGGTGGTGACGGCATGCCGCACCAGCAGGTGCTCATGAACATGGGCTCTGTCACCGGAGATCGCGTCGCGCGCCGCTAG
- a CDS encoding LacI family DNA-binding transcriptional regulator, giving the protein MARRRQSVTIKHVAADAGVSLQTVSRVINNEANVRPEMKERVQASIDKLGYVPSIAAQRMSGSRSYIILALNDRERTIEAWNAREGSDWVDQMLMGGMLKCAEHGYRLLFELVDTHDDNIQRELAGTIAAIQPDGVILTPPHSDNRLITELLDKHKIPYARIGSRANGGSISLTMADSRMAAMATRYLIDKGHERIAMIAGPEEYAVSNRRKLGWKETMQEAGLPTDGLCERGDFSFASGERAARTLLQKSSRPTAIIASNDQMAMATNSVAHSLGLRVPGDVSLISFDNSPVVRFIQPALTAIDQPVAETVGRAVELLIAKQRGDDLPEMPLVVEGRLIERESVASPAKLRLHG; this is encoded by the coding sequence ATGGCGCGCCGTCGTCAATCGGTCACGATCAAGCATGTTGCAGCTGACGCGGGTGTGTCGTTGCAAACGGTCAGCCGTGTGATCAACAACGAAGCTAACGTCCGCCCGGAGATGAAGGAGCGGGTGCAGGCCTCGATCGACAAATTGGGCTATGTTCCCTCCATCGCGGCACAAAGGATGAGCGGATCGCGATCCTATATCATTCTTGCCCTCAACGATCGTGAGCGCACGATCGAAGCATGGAATGCGCGCGAAGGCAGCGATTGGGTCGACCAGATGCTGATGGGCGGAATGCTCAAATGTGCAGAGCACGGCTATCGCCTGCTGTTCGAGCTAGTCGATACGCATGATGACAATATCCAGCGTGAATTGGCCGGGACGATCGCCGCGATCCAGCCCGATGGCGTTATCCTTACGCCGCCGCACTCCGATAACCGCCTGATCACCGAGCTGCTGGACAAACACAAGATTCCCTATGCGCGGATCGGCTCGCGCGCCAATGGCGGCAGCATTTCGCTGACCATGGCGGACAGCAGGATGGCGGCGATGGCCACGCGCTATCTGATCGACAAGGGACATGAACGGATCGCGATGATTGCAGGGCCCGAGGAATATGCGGTCAGCAATCGCCGTAAATTGGGCTGGAAGGAAACCATGCAGGAGGCTGGCCTGCCGACAGATGGCCTGTGCGAGCGCGGCGATTTTTCATTCGCATCGGGAGAGCGTGCGGCACGCACGCTGCTGCAGAAGTCGTCGCGTCCGACGGCGATCATCGCCAGTAATGATCAGATGGCGATGGCGACCAATTCGGTCGCCCATTCGCTCGGTCTGCGCGTGCCTGGCGATGTCTCGCTCATCAGCTTCGACAATTCGCCCGTCGTTCGCTTCATCCAGCCTGCCCTGACAGCCATCGACCAGCCGGTTGCAGAGACGGTTGGCCGCGCGGTCGAATTGCTGATCGCGAAGCAGCGCGGAGACGATTTGCCGGAAATGCCGCTGGTCGTCGAAGGCAGGCTGATCGAGCGTGAGTCTGTCGCTTCGCCTGCCAAGCTGCGCCTGCATGGCTGA
- a CDS encoding glycoside hydrolase family 16 protein — MMRILQNHIGSAALAAACMTLAGCGGGSASGAPTSLSTPMPTPSTGATPTGEWQLVWSDEFNAPSLDTSRWNLIEDCWGGGNNEQQCYTARPENVSVQNGMLVLRAHEESWTGAAWPPHMASSQPDPNAQNTKPFTSGKVTTQGNASWRYGRIELRARLPQGQGTWPAFWMMPEGDVYGGWPLSGEIDIMEAVNLGVECADCEAGGENSVLGTLHFGDRPPGNVYLNRERSFPGVLDGEFHTYGVIWEEGRFTWTIDGEPFGTIEASEWWTAASSDANAPFDQEFHLIINLAIGGNWPENTNLRGVSTDGFPKQVEVDWVRVWQCDADPATGRGCMEGN; from the coding sequence ATGATGAGAATTCTGCAGAACCACATCGGCAGTGCCGCGCTGGCAGCTGCCTGTATGACGCTCGCCGGCTGTGGCGGCGGCAGCGCATCTGGTGCTCCGACAAGTCTGTCCACGCCGATGCCAACGCCGAGCACTGGCGCGACGCCGACCGGCGAGTGGCAGCTTGTGTGGTCGGACGAATTTAATGCGCCATCGCTCGATACATCGCGCTGGAACCTCATCGAGGATTGCTGGGGTGGCGGGAATAACGAGCAGCAATGCTATACGGCCCGGCCGGAAAACGTCTCGGTGCAGAACGGCATGCTTGTCCTGCGCGCGCATGAAGAAAGCTGGACGGGTGCCGCATGGCCGCCGCACATGGCGTCATCCCAGCCTGATCCCAACGCGCAGAACACCAAGCCATTCACTTCGGGCAAGGTCACCACGCAAGGCAATGCCAGCTGGCGCTACGGCCGTATCGAGTTGCGTGCCCGCCTGCCGCAGGGTCAGGGGACCTGGCCCGCATTCTGGATGATGCCGGAAGGCGATGTTTATGGCGGATGGCCGCTCTCGGGCGAGATCGATATCATGGAAGCGGTCAATCTCGGCGTCGAATGCGCCGATTGCGAAGCGGGCGGCGAGAATTCAGTGCTTGGCACGCTCCATTTCGGTGATCGTCCGCCGGGCAATGTCTATCTCAATCGCGAGCGGTCCTTTCCCGGCGTCCTCGACGGTGAATTTCATACTTATGGCGTGATCTGGGAAGAGGGGCGCTTCACCTGGACGATCGACGGTGAACCCTTTGGCACGATAGAAGCGAGCGAGTGGTGGACTGCCGCCAGCAGCGACGCCAATGCGCCTTTCGATCAGGAGTTTCACCTGATCATCAATCTTGCCATTGGCGGCAATTGGCCGGAAAATACCAATTTACGCGGCGTATCGACAGACGGCTTCCCCAAGCAGGTTGAAGTCGATTGGGTTCGCGTGTGGCAATGTGATGCAGATCCCGCGACCGGTCGCGGCTGCATGGAGGGCAATTAA
- the gcvPB gene encoding aminomethyl-transferring glycine dehydrogenase subunit GcvPB — MNKPINQSGWKPGTPVASDGSEHPTVTGNKALMLEEALIFEIGGTETCGVDLPETPTDLPSRLGDFARTDGTGLPGLSEPETVRHYTRLSRQNYGIDLGFFPLGSCTMKHNPRLNEKVARMPGFADVHPMQPTDTVQGALGVMNELAHWLIELTGMRGVAMSPKAGAHGELCGILCIRAALEARGDARKVVLVPESAHGTNPATAAFAGYATEDIPANKDGRVDLEALKERLGPDVAAVMITNPNTCGLFERDMKAISDAVHEAGGFVYCDGANFNAIMGRVKPGDLGVDAMHINLHKTFSTPHGGGGPGSGPVVLSEALSPFGPLPFTARTDDGYIHLVEEENADEYDHTRAFGRMTAFHGQMGMFSRALTYILSHGADGLRTAAGDAVLNANYILRQLEGEFDAPFAASGPCMHEALFSDEGFAEGFSTLDLAKGLIDEGFHPMTMYFPLVVHGAMLIEPTETESKDGIDQFIMAMKSLGKRAKEGDEALKSAPHHAPRARLDEAQAARKPRLSWTQDEG; from the coding sequence ATGAACAAGCCGATCAACCAGAGCGGGTGGAAGCCCGGAACGCCTGTCGCATCCGATGGAAGCGAGCATCCCACCGTCACCGGCAACAAGGCACTGATGCTGGAAGAGGCGCTGATCTTCGAGATTGGCGGTACCGAAACTTGCGGCGTGGACCTGCCCGAAACGCCGACCGATCTGCCCAGCCGCCTTGGCGATTTTGCGCGAACGGACGGCACCGGCCTTCCCGGTCTGTCCGAGCCGGAGACAGTACGCCACTACACGCGCCTCAGTCGCCAGAACTACGGGATCGACCTTGGCTTCTTCCCGCTCGGCAGCTGCACCATGAAGCATAATCCGCGCCTCAACGAGAAGGTCGCGCGCATGCCCGGATTTGCCGATGTGCATCCGATGCAGCCGACCGACACGGTGCAGGGCGCGCTCGGCGTCATGAACGAGCTTGCGCATTGGCTGATCGAGCTCACCGGCATGCGTGGCGTGGCCATGAGCCCGAAGGCGGGCGCGCATGGCGAGCTCTGCGGTATCCTGTGTATCCGCGCCGCACTGGAAGCGCGCGGCGATGCGCGCAAGGTCGTGCTGGTGCCCGAAAGCGCGCATGGCACGAACCCCGCGACCGCGGCCTTTGCCGGCTATGCGACCGAAGATATTCCCGCCAACAAGGACGGGCGCGTCGATCTTGAAGCTTTGAAAGAGCGCCTCGGCCCCGATGTGGCAGCGGTGATGATCACCAATCCGAACACTTGCGGCCTGTTCGAACGCGACATGAAAGCGATTTCGGATGCGGTGCATGAAGCGGGTGGTTTCGTCTATTGCGACGGCGCTAATTTCAACGCGATCATGGGCCGCGTGAAGCCGGGTGATCTTGGCGTGGATGCGATGCACATCAACCTCCACAAGACCTTCTCCACCCCGCACGGCGGCGGCGGACCGGGTTCTGGCCCGGTCGTGCTGTCAGAGGCACTGTCGCCGTTCGGCCCGCTGCCGTTCACCGCGCGGACCGATGATGGCTACATCCACCTGGTCGAAGAGGAGAATGCCGACGAATACGACCACACCCGCGCCTTTGGCCGGATGACCGCGTTCCACGGGCAGATGGGTATGTTCAGCCGCGCGCTGACCTATATCCTCAGCCACGGGGCGGATGGATTGCGCACGGCTGCAGGCGATGCGGTGCTCAACGCCAATTACATCCTGCGCCAGCTCGAAGGTGAATTCGATGCACCGTTCGCAGCGAGCGGACCTTGCATGCACGAAGCACTGTTCAGCGATGAAGGTTTTGCGGAGGGGTTCAGCACGCTCGATCTTGCCAAGGGCCTGATCGACGAAGGCTTCCACCCGATGACCATGTACTTCCCGCTGGTGGTGCATGGCGCGATGCTGATCGAACCCACCGAGACCGAGAGCAAGGACGGGATCGACCAGTTCATCATGGCAATGAAATCGCTCGGCAAGCGTGCGAAAGAAGGCGATGAGGCGCTGAAATCGGCCCCGCATCACGCGCCGCGCGCGCGTCTCGATGAGGCTCAGGCTGCACGCAAGCCGCGCCTGTCCTGGACGCAGGACGAGGGCTAA
- a CDS encoding MFS transporter, whose protein sequence is MADQASGPAAIERQSIRFLLLYALAAAGGAVAYVPFLTILLPVRVESMAGAQSVDWLAYAAFAGAIAASVSNIGFGWLSDLTRNRRYWILTGLVISSILLVALRSANDLATLLGLLVLWQLGLNMMLSPLAAWAGDTVPDQQKGLLGGLLAFAPALGALSGAVLTIPGMLSADMRMVAVAAIVIACVLPVLLFGRPVHFPALHAPATSQSAETSGARRRLVARMWIARLLVQIAEATLFAYLYLWLRSINPEIGDDDAAQIFFGVLFLTVPASMLVGRWMDRNDRPIFPLGITAGVSSLALVSMALAPSLPLALAAYAMFGLASHVFLSLHTAQTLRVLPRPESRGRDLGIFNLTNTVPSPIMSVLTIMLVPVFGFAGLFGLLAGLSALACIILLTAIRAPKSQNDRLP, encoded by the coding sequence ATGGCTGATCAGGCAAGCGGACCTGCCGCGATCGAGCGCCAGTCCATTCGCTTCCTTTTGCTCTATGCGCTGGCGGCAGCTGGAGGCGCGGTCGCCTATGTGCCGTTTCTGACCATACTGCTTCCCGTTCGGGTCGAGTCCATGGCTGGAGCGCAGAGCGTGGATTGGCTCGCCTATGCCGCGTTTGCCGGGGCAATCGCCGCCAGCGTCTCCAACATCGGCTTCGGCTGGCTATCCGATCTGACGCGCAATCGCCGTTATTGGATACTCACCGGCCTGGTGATTAGCAGCATTCTGCTGGTCGCCTTGCGTTCCGCCAATGATCTGGCGACTTTGCTCGGCCTGCTCGTGCTCTGGCAGTTGGGCCTGAACATGATGCTCAGCCCGCTTGCGGCATGGGCGGGAGATACCGTGCCCGATCAGCAGAAGGGCTTGCTTGGCGGACTGCTGGCATTTGCGCCTGCCTTGGGTGCGCTCAGCGGGGCCGTGCTGACGATCCCCGGCATGCTCAGCGCCGATATGCGGATGGTCGCGGTGGCGGCGATCGTTATCGCTTGCGTCCTGCCAGTGCTCCTTTTCGGCAGGCCCGTTCATTTTCCGGCTTTGCATGCGCCGGCGACTTCGCAGTCCGCGGAAACCTCAGGTGCCCGCCGCCGTCTTGTCGCCCGCATGTGGATTGCACGGCTGCTGGTGCAGATCGCCGAGGCGACGCTGTTTGCCTATCTTTACCTGTGGCTGCGATCGATCAATCCGGAGATTGGCGATGATGACGCGGCGCAGATTTTCTTCGGCGTTCTGTTCTTGACCGTGCCGGCCAGCATGCTGGTCGGGCGCTGGATGGACCGCAATGATCGGCCGATTTTTCCCTTGGGCATCACTGCCGGGGTGAGCTCGCTGGCCTTGGTGAGCATGGCGCTGGCGCCCAGCCTTCCGCTTGCTCTGGCAGCCTACGCCATGTTCGGCCTCGCCTCGCACGTCTTCCTGTCGCTGCACACCGCGCAGACGCTGCGTGTCCTGCCGCGCCCGGAAAGCCGTGGGCGCGATCTCGGCATATTCAATCTCACCAATACAGTGCCCTCACCGATCATGTCCGTGCTGACGATCATGCTGGTGCCGGTGTTCGGATTTGCAGGACTGTTTGGCTTGCTGGCAGGCCTTTCCGCTCTGGCGTGCATCATCCTGCTGACAGCCATAAGAGCGCCGAAATCGCAAAATGACCGCTTGCCTTGA
- a CDS encoding sugar MFS transporter: MALAPDVSSSTDPKPVVDDDTPPVNAPGLQYFVFGLFFIFGGITSLNDVLIPKLKELFTLSYTEAMLVQFCFFAAYLLIGIPGAKLVKKIGYMRGAVAGLCTMIVGCLLFIPASQNATYAIFLAALFILASGVVIVQVVANPLISLLGPPSTTHSRLTFAQAFNSLGTTVFPIVGAAVILGSLAEMSADQLEGAALQAYRAAESEAIWQGYLGVAVLIALVAAAVWMFRNRLPHDAKTMGEGELVSNGRYLIGLALVALGAFLAVQVNAWLGVFVILAAPALWLYDNALLRGRKRFAFGALCIFLYVGGEVAIGSIIINYLSTERVLGEPESVIGWMIGLYWGGAMVGRFIGSAFLRMFSPGKILAFNAVGAIALIVISIMTSGEVSAYSLLAVGLMNSIMFPTIFSLACEKLGPKAADGSGIINVAIFGGAVVPLLYGVVADATGGNLAFAMIIPIICYAVIAAFGIFARRPAETYA; encoded by the coding sequence ATGGCTTTAGCGCCTGATGTGTCGAGCAGCACCGATCCAAAACCGGTGGTCGACGATGATACGCCGCCGGTGAATGCGCCGGGTTTGCAATATTTCGTTTTTGGCCTTTTTTTCATCTTTGGCGGCATCACCTCGCTCAACGATGTGCTCATCCCGAAGCTGAAAGAGCTGTTCACGCTCTCCTACACAGAGGCGATGCTGGTGCAGTTTTGCTTCTTCGCAGCCTATTTGCTGATCGGCATTCCGGGTGCAAAGCTGGTGAAGAAAATCGGCTATATGCGTGGCGCCGTAGCCGGCCTGTGCACGATGATCGTGGGCTGCCTGCTATTCATTCCGGCTAGTCAGAATGCGACCTATGCCATCTTCCTGGCCGCATTGTTTATTCTCGCCAGCGGCGTGGTGATCGTGCAGGTCGTGGCAAACCCGCTTATCAGCCTGCTCGGCCCGCCTTCGACGACGCACAGCCGCCTAACTTTTGCGCAGGCGTTCAACTCGCTCGGCACCACGGTTTTCCCGATTGTCGGCGCTGCCGTCATTCTCGGCAGCCTTGCCGAAATGAGTGCGGATCAACTCGAAGGCGCTGCGCTGCAGGCCTATCGCGCTGCTGAAAGTGAAGCGATCTGGCAGGGCTATCTCGGCGTAGCAGTTCTTATCGCTCTGGTGGCAGCAGCCGTGTGGATGTTCCGCAACCGCCTGCCTCACGATGCAAAGACAATGGGCGAAGGCGAGCTGGTTTCCAACGGTCGCTATCTGATAGGCCTGGCGCTGGTGGCGCTTGGTGCGTTTCTCGCAGTTCAGGTCAATGCGTGGCTGGGTGTGTTCGTCATCCTCGCTGCTCCGGCGCTTTGGCTTTATGACAATGCCCTCTTGCGGGGGCGGAAGCGTTTCGCTTTCGGCGCATTGTGCATCTTCCTCTATGTGGGCGGTGAAGTTGCCATCGGCTCGATCATCATCAACTACCTGTCCACCGAGCGTGTGCTAGGTGAGCCGGAGAGCGTAATCGGCTGGATGATTGGCCTCTATTGGGGCGGTGCCATGGTTGGCCGTTTCATCGGCTCTGCGTTCCTGCGCATGTTCAGCCCCGGCAAGATCCTCGCCTTCAACGCGGTCGGCGCGATCGCATTGATCGTTATATCCATCATGACCAGCGGCGAAGTGTCGGCGTACAGCCTGCTCGCAGTTGGCCTGATGAATTCGATCATGTTCCCGACGATCTTCTCGCTCGCATGCGAGAAGCTCGGGCCCAAGGCCGCAGACGGTTCGGGCATCATCAATGTCGCTATCTTCGGCGGCGCAGTGGTTCCGCTGCTGTACGGTGTTGTCGCCGATGCGACTGGCGGCAACCTTGCCTTCGCAATGATCATTCCGATCATTTGCTATGCAGTGATTGCAGCTTTCGGGATATTCGCCAGACGGCCGGCCGAAACCTACGCTTGA